In Humulus lupulus chromosome 6, drHumLupu1.1, whole genome shotgun sequence, a single genomic region encodes these proteins:
- the LOC133782344 gene encoding prohibitin-1, mitochondrial-like — MNFNNVKVPKVPSGGALSTLLKVGIICGIGVYAAANSLYNVEGGHRAIVFNRITGVKDKVYPEGTHFMIPWFERPVIYDVRARPHLVESNSGSRDLQMVKIGLRVLTRPVPNQLPTVYRTLGENYNERVLPSIIHETLKAVVAQYNASQLITQREAVSREIRKILTERAANFNIALDDVSITTLTFGREFTNAIEAKQVAAQEAERAKFVVEKAEQDKRSAIIRAQGEATSAQLIGQAIANNPAFITLRKIEAAREIAHTISKSANKAYLNSEDLLLNLQEMNLEPVGKR; from the exons ATGAATTTTAATAATGTCAAAGTTCCAAAAGTTCCTAGTGGTGGTGCGCTTTCTACCTTGCTTAAGGTGGGGATTATCTGTGGGATTGGTGTGTACGCAGCTGCAAACAGTCTCTACAATGTTGAAGGAGGTCATAGAGCTATTGTGTTCAATCGCATTACCGGTGTGAAAGACAAG GTCTATCCTGAAGGAACTCACTTTATGATTCCATGGTTTGAAAGACCTGTTATCTATGATGTTCGTGCACGACCCCATCTAGTTGAGAGTAATTCTGGAAGTCGTGACCTTCAGATG GTCAAAATAGGGCTTCGAGTTCTTACTCGTCCCGTCCCAAATCAATTACCTACTGTATATCGAACCCTTGGTGAGAACTATAATGAGAGAGTGCTGCCTTCAATCATACATGAAACTTTGAAAGCTGTGGTTGCACAGTATAATGCTAGCCAACTCATTACTCAAAGAGAG GCTGTGAGTAGGGAAATAAGGAAGATTTTAACTGAGAGGGCTGCCAATTTCAACATCGCTCTGGATGATGTGTCGATCACTACTCTAACATTTGGGAGGGAATTTACAAATGCGATTGAGGCCAAACAAGTGGCTGCGCAAGAAGCTGAGAGGGCTAAATTCGTTGTTGAAAAGGCTGAACAAGACAAGAGAAGTGCTATTATAAGAGCTCAG GGTGAGGCTACAAGTGCCCAGCTGATTGGTCAAGCTATTGCCAACAATCCGGCATTTATCACCCTAAGGAAGATTGAAGCTGCAAGAGAAATTGCTCACACCATTTCGAAATCCGCCAATAAAGCTTACCTGAACTCGGAGGATCTCTTGCTGAACCTTCAGGAGATGAATTTGGAGCCTGTTGGGAAAAGATAG